DNA from Brassica napus cultivar Da-Ae chromosome C4, Da-Ae, whole genome shotgun sequence:
GTTATGGATATGACGACTCATACAACAATAACATCTCCTCCTAAATCACCTGAACCAGAACCCGAAACTCCGACCCGGATCCAACCGGCCAAACCCATTTCCTTCAGCAACGGCATCATCAAACGCCACCACCATCCTACTCTCCTCTTTACTTACAAAGAATGTCTCAAAAACCACGCCGCGGCTTTAGGTAGCCACGCGCTAGACGGTTGCGGCGAATTCATGCCGTCTCCGTCGTTAGTCTCCACCGATCCAACTTCTCTCAAATGCGCAGCTTGTGGTTGCCACCGTAACTTCCACCGCCGTGAACAAGGCAACGACTCCTCAATCCCTCCGCCTCCTTCCTCAGTCGCCGCCACAATTGAGTATCAGCCTCACCACCGTCAccatccaccaccaccacaattACCTCCTCATCCTCCTCCTCGCAGCCCTAACTCCTCTTCTCCGCCGCCGATTTCCTCATCTTACATGCTCTTATCTCTCTCCGGGACTAACAACAACAACTTAGCTTTCTCCGGAaacaaccaccaccaccaaaccGGATCTCGTAAGCGGTTCCGAACGAAGTTCAGCCAGTTTCAGAAAGAGAAGATGCACGAGTTCGCCGACCGAGTCGGGTGGAAGATGCAGAAACGCGACGAAGACGATGTCCGAGAATTCTGCCGTCAGATCGGAGTTGACAAAAGCGTTCTCAAAGTCTGGAtgcacaacaacaaaaacaacttCAACCGCCGCGATATCCAATTCTCCGTCGCCGCCGGAGCCACCGAGATCCACAAAACAGATAACGGCGGTGGAGGAATCCTCGCTCCGATTCCCGCCGGTGAAACTAACAATAACGGAGGCAACGAGCTTCACCACAGTGTTAGTAACGGCGGAGGAGGGTTTGATAGTGATAGTGGTGGCGGTGGAGGAGCTCACGGCGGTAACGTAAACGGGTCGTCGTCGTCGTGAAGTAAAGATCAGAGTCAGATTCAATAAAGAAGCTTAAGCTTTGTAGCTTTAGACTAAGCCACTCGTATTATCATCCTTAATAACttctattaattttaattaaaaacctTAAGCTGTGTTTGGTTTGtagtttaatttttagttttaattaaatttacttTACCACGACGTTGTCTCGCTTGATGAGGAATAATAGCATTGCGAATTAATTCTAACTAAATCTTGCTTTCAATAAACGAACCATTAAATGTGATTTAAGTTCCAATAAATTATCTTGTTTCTAATGAAGAAACACATAGATAGTCAGATCGATAATTTAATTACTAATATTCATTTGGTTTCTTATCTTTAACTTCAAGagaattttctaaattttatttgtaaccTAACTACAATGTATGTGTACTATTTCTTTCTAATCTTAGgtccaatttatttttatattataaggtTATATGATACGCCATTTATTATTCGATTCAAATGAATATCCATCATTttgattaacattttttttttgttaccatCAGTTTCCTCTTTAATTATGTCCTTCTCATGGATTCTTCCTGATAACCCTTTTTTAGTATATGCTTTAGTTTTAATTATGCTTTAGGTTTGACATAACTTTTTCTTAGAGTTTAATACAATTTATACTAAAATTAGACGACTATTATTTTATCACATCGTAGCGTGTAATATTCTATAATTAGGTTAGTGTGGCTCTCACCAACTActtaataagtaaaatatatgCTTATAACTTTACAATATCTAAATAGGGTCTAAGGCGTGGCACTCACACTAATCATTGAGTAGATTGAATAGTTTAAGAATAACTTTCCATTTGAGGAAACGTAGGGATTAGTATTGAAATGTCGGCTTTCACGATTAAAAAAACACTATAATTGAGATTAATTTAAGCaattaaactaatatttatagtatttattatgttaatattttaatattttttgtcaagTCACATATATCTTTCCGTATTGTTTGTAGGGTCAAAACTTTACAGAAGCTGAGGTTATGGCCCTAACTGCCATATACCATGTGCACCGcctattaattatattttattttcgtaacgTAACAATTTAGCCATCAATACACATTATCAAAACAAAACGATATAATTatccataaaaataataattctaacCTTTTCACTTTTTGTGAAACAAAAATGAGAAGGAAAACCTTTtcactttttttcttctcagcATTTTATTCTGTTCTTTATCAAAGGAAAATATCATGTTTAGAAATGAGAATATATTTTGaactacaaaataaataacaaaacatacaGAATTATATAGTACTGATTTATAATCAAGGCTGTTTCTGAGAGTTTAAGATATAAacattttactatatattttaatatttgttttgaaaaacttgaaaaactaTAGAAACTATACATATTACTTTTTTACAATTTgaaaactaaaactaatattttatggaataatgttcAAAACCGGTcttgattataaatttataatacataCATACACCAAGATATAATgttgtaaattttgttttattttatgttttatcatAAGGGATATAACTCATATAAGTAGACTTGAAAAGAAATGGCCCACCATGTTTTATCATAAATGTTTAGATCTTCAAATTTAAATGTGGCTCGTACATAACTATTACTCATCATGATTATATATAGTGCTCCGGTTTCGTGgaagttgttgtttttttcaatttcatgGAAGTTACTTATAAGAAAACTATATACGCGCGATTATGTACAATGGTTTTCTATTATTAAATGGTtgtgatttacatatatagtaAGGTTGTGATTTATCTTTCTTGTGCACCTAACTGGAAATTACCTAATTACCTCATACATCaaactatttttaagttttttttattttgagattCTTGCCAAATTTAGGTGATAATAAACAACACTGATGATTAGTAAACACACATAAATATGTTATTAATAAAGTTTTACACCAACTAAATGGGTGACATTAAAGATTTGTTTAAAGAGATTACTTACCAAGAAGGGGAAAACGGCAGATTAGTGCTTGAACTAAGGTCATATCGTCTAATCGATACATAAACTATTTGCATGTGCAATCTGATACGTAAACTAATAGGAAATTTGAATTTAGTACCTAAATTAGAAATAAAAGGCTTTTAAGTGCCTACGACCGACAACGGTGTCAAATAAACGGTAATCTTTATCTGTGATATGCTGATTGCTGATGTGGAATAAACGACTTCGTTTTAATCAGTGAATAAAATGCGCTTGTCTAGTATCAAACCCGAATCGCTCGAGAGTAactaatactccctccgtttcgaATTAGATGTCGTTTTAGAGCaaaattttcgtttcaaaataagtgtcgttttatgatttcaatgcaaaatttattgactttttattctaatctattttttctattGATTGAAATCTGGTTAGGTGTattggtaatgatgtttttatctagtaaatagataaacttaaatgttttattaatctgtgtGTCGAAGTCTAGAACGACAAGtaaaatgaaacggagggagtacatgATTAACCACTTGTGCTATGATTAACCACTTGTGCTAGTATAATAACTTTACTTATGTATGCAAAGGAAAACAATATTACATTGGGCacatctccaaaatagcacatttctaagtttatgttacaaaaataatcctcaaaaactaaaatgaccaaaatagcattttatcttttgaaaattttaattttttttttatttttcaaaatttgaaatcttatcccaaaaccccactctccaactttaaaccataaaacctaaactctaaactctaaaccttaaatcctaaaccctaaacccaaaattcTAAACCCCACCCATTaattctaaacctaaaccctaaaccccacccctaaactctaaaccctaaaccctaaaccctaaactctaaatcataaactccaccgcttaactctaaaccctaatgtctaaattaatttaccattggggtataagtgtatattcatctcttttgataaaacattaattgctattttgatcatttttatttttaaagactatatttgtgacaaaaccTTTTTAGTGGTATCctagtcattttctctattACCTTTTACATTAGTGATTatcttcctctcttttttttcatcAACACCAACATGTCCAACCAAAAACAAATCTCATACTAACTCACTGTGTTTTCTGAAATAATCAAGATTTGTTTGGGTAAGATCTCATTGAAATAGATAATTTGGTTTTAGGGTTCTTAAATGTTGCTACGATTATATTTCGTGGCAACCTTGTTTTTTCGTTtgtataacattattttattttaaatatcatttgCCACGGCTAAATCATAGTAAATTGTAGCTAGTTGTTAACACGAATTGCTATGATTTTTTTGAAGCAAGCTAACCACGATTTTTTCGTAGAAATTTTGTGGCTATTTTTTTTCCACGTTTACTTTCATAGCAAATTTTTGGGGTACGTTTTGGAAAATTTGCTATGAAATGGATACGTTTTGCCATGTTTTACTTTTCATGGCAAGTTCATGGCTTCTTTGATTTAGCCACAAAATTTGTGTGGCAATTTTGTGGACATTGCCCTATTTTTTACTAGTGGTTTCACCGTACCTAAAATATGTAAGAAAGAATTAAAAGATTTTAACCTAGGTTcgagtatatatttatttttgtatatgtgtGACTAGTTTTATATGGACGTTATACATAGCCCTAAGCAATGTCTATATATAGGAAACAAAattatgattcaaatatgttGAATAATCCATGCAACACAAAGTTTTATCCGTTCTCAatagattaaaaataattaaactgtTATAAAGAAAACTAGGATAAAACCAGCATAAAAACgcggataatattttttatatgtttatctAAATAAACATTTAATAGGAGAAAGAGACTAaaacttttaatatgtaaatgGACTTTGTGTattgtttatttgaattttttaaaataaataaataataaattagatgGTTTTTTTGcatgaaatttttataaattgatatatcttaaaatattgaGTTCTGGGTTGCTTAccgtttgttttcatgtttctAGGTCATTAATCTTCTCTTTATACGTAACcataaattatattcaatttgtAATTTACGAAACATTTATCAAACTTTTTGATCTGTAAATTACTTTTCAGATTTAATATAAGAATTTATCGTTACAGTTAGCTATATATAATactctaaaaatatttgaatatttcaACGTATATTCTATAAATTGTGAGATTTTCTCAGTATTCTTCTATGATAAACAATAATTTGGtcttggatatatatatatatatatatatatatatgtgtgtgtgtgtatatattttaagaaactGTTATCTGTTTCtattaatatttacaaaagTGGTTGTTTATTGAATCATTACTtagatttattataaaataggtTGTTACCCAAATCTAGgatgaatattatttaacataggatattcattaactatattgtaaataatattaaaaattataaataggatatattgtatatatttttataatcaatTGTGATTGGTAGGCAATTTtcgtaaaatatattatatcatccatt
Protein-coding regions in this window:
- the LOC106446032 gene encoding zinc-finger homeodomain protein 10, which translates into the protein MDMTTHTTITSPPKSPEPEPETPTRIQPAKPISFSNGIIKRHHHPTLLFTYKECLKNHAAALGSHALDGCGEFMPSPSLVSTDPTSLKCAACGCHRNFHRREQGNDSSIPPPPSSVAATIEYQPHHRHHPPPPQLPPHPPPRSPNSSSPPPISSSYMLLSLSGTNNNNLAFSGNNHHHQTGSRKRFRTKFSQFQKEKMHEFADRVGWKMQKRDEDDVREFCRQIGVDKSVLKVWMHNNKNNFNRRDIQFSVAAGATEIHKTDNGGGGILAPIPAGETNNNGGNELHHSVSNGGGGFDSDSGGGGGAHGGNVNGSSSS